In Rubrivirga marina, the following are encoded in one genomic region:
- the thrS gene encoding threonine--tRNA ligase, whose amino-acid sequence MQITLPDGSTRDLPDGATGRDLAQDISAGLARAALAVEVDGEVRDLDRPLPDGATVSILTWDSEGGKAAFWHSSAHLMAEALEALYPGVKLGIGPAIESGFYYDVDLSRTDHPVLSADDLPEIEKKMIELARQDSAFERRDVPKAEAVAHFEAKGDPYKLELLEGLEDGAITFYTQGGFTDLCRGPHIASTKPIKAVKLLNLAGAYWRGDESRPQLTRIYGVSFPKQKLLEEHLERLELAKQRDHRKLGRELELFMFSDKVGPGLPIWLPKGARLRETLVDFLKEEQVKRGYEPVVTPHIGRLELYRTSGHYPYYSDSQFPPMFEKGGASGSAGLGTEAEDVSEGAEIANAGDGTGAAPVVGDEQGYLLKPMNCPHHTQVYAHKPHSYRDLPVRLAEFGTVYRYEQSGELGGLTRVRGFTQDDAHIFCTPAQVKDEFKNVIDLTLTVLKALAFEDFTAQVSLRDPANTEKYIGEPAQWDDAEQAIREAAAEMGLETVEEEGEAAFYGPKLDFMVKDALGRKWQLGTVQLDYNLPERFDLTYVDENDARVRPVMIHRAPFGSLERFVGVMLEHTGGNLPLWLAPTQVKVLPITDDQNAYAQSVAADLKGAGLRVEVDTRSEKVGRKIRDAEVEKVPVMLIVGRSEAEADTVSVRRHGLGDESDQGTSEVPALRQSLLDEIARQLGRA is encoded by the coding sequence ATGCAGATCACGCTCCCCGACGGCTCCACCCGCGACCTTCCCGACGGCGCGACCGGCCGCGACCTCGCCCAGGACATCTCCGCCGGCCTCGCCCGTGCCGCGCTGGCCGTCGAGGTCGACGGCGAGGTCCGCGACCTCGACCGCCCGCTCCCCGACGGCGCGACGGTCTCGATCCTGACGTGGGACTCGGAGGGCGGCAAGGCCGCCTTCTGGCACTCGTCGGCGCACCTCATGGCCGAGGCGCTGGAGGCGCTCTACCCGGGCGTGAAGCTCGGCATCGGCCCGGCCATCGAGAGCGGGTTCTACTACGACGTGGACCTGAGCAGGACCGACCATCCGGTCCTCTCGGCCGACGACCTGCCCGAGATCGAGAAGAAGATGATCGAGTTGGCGCGGCAGGACAGCGCCTTCGAGCGGCGCGACGTCCCGAAGGCCGAGGCCGTCGCCCACTTCGAGGCGAAGGGCGACCCGTACAAGCTGGAGCTCCTGGAGGGCCTGGAGGACGGCGCGATCACGTTCTACACGCAGGGCGGCTTTACCGACCTCTGCCGCGGGCCCCACATCGCGAGCACCAAGCCGATCAAGGCCGTCAAGCTCCTCAACCTCGCCGGCGCCTACTGGCGCGGCGACGAGAGCCGCCCGCAGCTCACGCGGATCTACGGCGTGAGCTTCCCCAAGCAGAAGCTGCTGGAGGAGCACCTCGAGCGGCTGGAGCTGGCCAAGCAGCGCGACCACCGGAAGCTGGGCCGCGAGCTCGAGCTGTTCATGTTCTCCGACAAGGTCGGGCCGGGCCTCCCGATCTGGCTCCCGAAGGGCGCCCGCCTCCGCGAGACGCTCGTCGACTTCCTCAAGGAGGAGCAGGTCAAGCGCGGCTACGAGCCCGTCGTGACGCCGCACATCGGGCGGCTGGAGCTGTACCGGACCTCGGGCCACTACCCGTACTACAGCGACTCCCAGTTCCCGCCCATGTTCGAGAAGGGCGGCGCCTCCGGCTCTGCCGGCCTCGGCACCGAGGCGGAGGACGTCAGCGAGGGCGCGGAGATCGCCAACGCGGGCGACGGGACGGGCGCGGCGCCCGTCGTGGGCGATGAGCAGGGGTACCTGCTCAAGCCGATGAACTGCCCGCACCACACGCAGGTCTACGCCCACAAGCCCCACTCGTACCGCGACCTCCCGGTCCGCCTCGCCGAGTTCGGGACGGTCTACCGCTACGAGCAGTCGGGCGAGCTCGGCGGCCTCACGCGCGTCCGCGGCTTCACGCAGGACGACGCCCACATCTTCTGCACGCCGGCCCAGGTCAAGGACGAGTTCAAGAACGTGATCGACCTGACCCTGACCGTGCTCAAGGCCCTCGCGTTCGAGGACTTCACGGCGCAGGTCTCGCTCCGCGACCCCGCCAACACCGAGAAGTACATCGGCGAGCCCGCGCAGTGGGACGACGCCGAGCAGGCGATCCGCGAGGCCGCGGCCGAGATGGGGCTCGAGACGGTCGAGGAAGAGGGCGAGGCCGCCTTCTACGGCCCCAAGCTCGACTTCATGGTCAAGGACGCGCTCGGCCGGAAGTGGCAGCTCGGGACGGTCCAGCTCGACTACAACCTCCCGGAGCGGTTCGACCTGACGTACGTCGACGAGAACGACGCCCGCGTCCGGCCGGTCATGATCCACCGCGCGCCGTTCGGGTCGCTGGAGCGGTTCGTGGGCGTCATGCTGGAGCACACGGGCGGCAACCTCCCGCTGTGGCTCGCGCCGACGCAGGTGAAGGTCCTCCCCATCACGGACGACCAGAACGCCTACGCGCAGTCCGTCGCCGCCGACCTCAAGGGGGCCGGCCTCCGCGTCGAGGTCGACACGCGCTCCGAGAAGGTCGGGCGGAAGATCCGCGACGCCGAGGTCGAGAAGGTCCCGGTCATGCTCATCGTGGGCCGCAGCGAGGCCGAGGCGGACACGGTCAGCGTCCGCCGCCACGGCCTCGGCGACGAGTCCGACCAGGGCACGAGCGAGGTCCCGGCCCTCCGCCAGTCGCTCCTCGACGAGATCGCGCGCCAGCTCGGGCGGGCGTAG
- a CDS encoding LacI family DNA-binding transcriptional regulator, with the protein MPSKNATIHDVATLSGVSIGTVSAVLNRKGTVSEGTRRRVLDAISELHYRPSAAARRRLQPTTAKSVGLIVKEVNNPYFADVIFGVQDAARELGYHVLVGHTERSYDLEQRLTELLVAKDVDGLIINPLLNEDTDLSHLFEIRWTNVPLVLIESIRGIQANMVDVDNVAAAMEAVDYLVGLGHRRIVHFGGPQYSGHSEERIEGVRRAFIAHRLVMGEDDVVHAGASLEDGYRAALGYFRDREGDRPTAITCYNDLVAIGVLRALRELGLRVPEDVSVVGFDDIDVASYLSVPLTTVRMPRREIGRRATQMLIGSVEAAGKVAPEKVVLETELVVRASTAPPA; encoded by the coding sequence ATGCCCTCGAAAAACGCCACAATCCACGACGTCGCGACCCTCTCCGGGGTCTCGATCGGGACCGTCTCCGCCGTGCTCAACCGGAAGGGGACCGTCAGCGAGGGGACGCGGCGGCGGGTGCTCGACGCCATCTCGGAGCTCCACTACCGCCCCAGCGCCGCCGCCCGCCGCCGGCTCCAGCCGACGACGGCCAAGAGCGTCGGGCTCATCGTCAAGGAGGTCAACAACCCGTACTTCGCCGACGTCATCTTCGGCGTGCAGGACGCGGCCCGCGAGCTGGGGTACCACGTGCTCGTGGGCCACACCGAGCGGAGCTACGACCTCGAGCAGCGGCTGACCGAGCTCCTCGTGGCCAAGGACGTCGACGGGCTCATCATCAACCCCCTCCTCAACGAGGACACCGACCTCTCGCACCTGTTCGAGATCCGCTGGACGAACGTCCCGCTCGTCCTCATCGAGAGCATCCGGGGCATCCAGGCCAACATGGTCGACGTCGACAACGTGGCGGCGGCGATGGAGGCCGTCGACTATCTGGTCGGGCTCGGGCACCGGCGGATCGTCCACTTCGGCGGGCCGCAGTACTCGGGCCACAGCGAGGAGCGGATCGAGGGCGTCCGGCGGGCCTTCATCGCCCACCGGCTCGTGATGGGCGAGGACGACGTGGTCCACGCCGGGGCGAGCCTGGAGGACGGCTACCGCGCCGCGCTGGGCTACTTCCGCGACCGGGAGGGCGACCGCCCGACGGCGATCACGTGCTACAACGACCTCGTGGCGATCGGCGTCCTCCGGGCGCTCCGCGAGCTCGGCCTCCGCGTGCCCGAGGACGTCTCGGTCGTCGGGTTCGACGACATCGACGTGGCGAGCTACCTCAGCGTGCCGCTCACGACGGTGCGGATGCCGCGGCGCGAGATCGGCCGGCGCGCGACGCAGATGCTCATCGGGAGCGTCGAGGCGGCCGGGAAGGTCGCGCCCGAGAAGGTCGTGCTGGAGACGGAGCTGGTCGTGCGCGCCTCGACGGCGCCGCCCGCCTGA
- a CDS encoding ARMT1-like domain-containing protein has protein sequence MPRPPAVRTDGSNAFAHVSMRERVPRLLHETADRNADAPWMADGLRRLADAIAADAPLPHLELAPDADLWRPIRAAHDGESWLDTEWLFAEYFAYRMAMDAARYLDTGRDPFAPVKRDEMTSDALWEALADGLDDRGEGEGVVARTLRRALWGNRLDLSIAASAAQGTAAHEDHLLADHAEAAEAALRRAAPGTVHVVMDNAGTEQVLDYVLADLLLEHELAERVVLHVKALPVLVSDAIVPDVHALLDLMVDRGGEPAGLAGRLRQSMEAGRLRVVPDVFWNTPGRFWDLPPRLGRAFAGASLVVLKGDANYRRATNDAIWPLDATLADALGGFPAPVVALRTIKSDTLVGVDPDRQRGLDAAEPDWRTSGTYGVVQFVEPGASA, from the coding sequence ATGCCCCGCCCCCCCGCCGTCCGCACCGACGGCTCGAACGCGTTTGCCCACGTCTCGATGAGGGAGCGCGTGCCCCGCCTCCTCCACGAGACGGCCGACCGCAATGCCGACGCGCCCTGGATGGCGGACGGCCTTCGCCGCCTCGCCGACGCCATCGCCGCCGACGCCCCGCTCCCGCACCTCGAGCTGGCCCCCGACGCCGACCTCTGGCGCCCGATCCGCGCGGCCCACGACGGCGAGAGCTGGCTCGACACGGAGTGGCTGTTCGCCGAGTACTTCGCCTACCGGATGGCGATGGACGCGGCCCGCTACCTCGACACCGGCCGCGACCCGTTCGCCCCCGTCAAGCGCGACGAGATGACGTCGGACGCCCTCTGGGAGGCGCTGGCCGACGGGCTCGACGACCGCGGCGAGGGCGAAGGCGTCGTCGCCCGGACGTTGCGGCGCGCGCTGTGGGGCAACCGGCTCGACCTCAGCATCGCCGCCAGCGCGGCCCAGGGCACGGCGGCCCACGAGGACCACCTCCTCGCCGACCACGCCGAGGCGGCCGAGGCCGCCCTCCGGCGGGCGGCGCCCGGCACGGTCCACGTCGTCATGGACAACGCGGGGACGGAGCAGGTGCTCGACTACGTCCTCGCGGACCTCCTGCTGGAGCACGAGCTGGCCGAGCGCGTCGTGCTCCACGTCAAGGCCCTGCCGGTCCTCGTCAGCGACGCCATCGTGCCGGACGTCCACGCGCTCCTCGACCTCATGGTCGACCGCGGGGGAGAGCCCGCGGGCCTCGCCGGCCGGCTCCGCCAGTCGATGGAGGCCGGCCGCCTCCGCGTCGTCCCGGACGTCTTCTGGAACACGCCGGGCCGGTTCTGGGACCTCCCGCCCCGCCTCGGGCGCGCGTTCGCCGGGGCCAGCCTCGTCGTCCTCAAGGGCGACGCCAACTACCGCCGCGCTACCAACGACGCGATCTGGCCGCTCGACGCGACGCTCGCCGACGCGCTCGGCGGCTTCCCCGCGCCGGTCGTCGCGCTCCGCACCATCAAGAGCGACACGCTCGTCGGCGTCGACCCGGACCGCCAGCGGGGGCTCGATGCGGCCGAGCCCGACTGGCGGACGAGCGGGACGTATGGCGTGGTCCAGTTCGTCGAGCCCGGCGCCTCCGCCTAG
- a CDS encoding L-fucose/L-arabinose isomerase family protein — protein MESPALGTQVRSNGTAGRSARVPRIGLLGIMQELYDETFPDITERQGSYAREIIGALGDGVEVSFPGPARNRADIEARVRQFNAEGLDGILIVMLTYGPALRTVRALRENRLPVMLANTQPLRTITDDWDMSHLTFNQGVHGAQDMANTLVRLGVPFPVISEDWRSDAFREFVTDWAHAAQAAQSMRTMRLAQFGQMPGMGDILTDEAAFMRALGPQTDRVSLGTIVEIMDGLPDEDVEAAMAEDRENFEIDENLGEEQHAYASRLQVAFERYLEREGYDGFSVYFDAIGDDGRFEQIHMLAASNLMAKGYGYGGEGDMCTTALVTAGHVLAPDAHFTEMYAMDFERDSVLQSHMGEGNWKVARKDRKPKLIDRPLGIGGLDNPPTVLFQAEPGTATLVSLVPLEGERYRLVVSVGEVLDTEEMPNVEMPYFHFRPDTGVRACLDGWLRHGGTHHQCLHLGDVSRRWEMFCELTGVEYARV, from the coding sequence ATGGAATCCCCCGCCCTCGGCACCCAGGTCCGCTCGAACGGCACGGCCGGCCGCTCCGCCCGCGTCCCGCGGATCGGCCTGCTCGGCATCATGCAGGAGCTCTACGACGAGACGTTCCCCGACATCACCGAGCGCCAGGGCAGCTACGCCCGCGAGATCATCGGGGCGCTGGGCGACGGCGTCGAGGTCTCGTTCCCCGGCCCGGCCCGCAACCGCGCCGACATCGAGGCGCGCGTCCGCCAGTTCAACGCCGAGGGCCTCGACGGCATCCTCATCGTGATGCTGACCTACGGGCCGGCGCTCCGGACCGTCCGCGCCCTCCGCGAGAACCGGCTCCCCGTGATGCTGGCCAACACGCAGCCGCTCCGGACGATCACGGACGACTGGGACATGTCGCACCTGACGTTCAACCAGGGCGTCCACGGCGCGCAGGACATGGCGAACACGCTCGTCCGCCTCGGCGTCCCGTTCCCGGTGATCTCGGAGGACTGGCGGAGCGACGCGTTCCGCGAGTTCGTGACCGACTGGGCCCACGCCGCGCAGGCGGCCCAGTCGATGCGGACGATGCGGCTGGCCCAGTTCGGCCAGATGCCGGGCATGGGCGACATCCTCACCGACGAGGCCGCCTTCATGCGCGCGCTCGGCCCGCAGACCGACCGCGTCAGCCTCGGCACGATCGTGGAGATCATGGACGGCCTCCCCGACGAGGACGTCGAGGCGGCCATGGCCGAGGACCGGGAGAACTTCGAGATCGACGAGAACCTCGGCGAGGAGCAGCACGCCTACGCCTCGCGCCTCCAGGTCGCCTTCGAGCGCTACCTCGAACGCGAGGGGTACGACGGGTTCTCGGTCTACTTCGACGCGATCGGCGACGACGGGCGGTTCGAGCAGATCCACATGCTCGCGGCCTCGAACCTCATGGCGAAGGGGTACGGCTACGGCGGCGAGGGCGACATGTGCACGACGGCCCTCGTGACGGCCGGCCACGTCCTCGCGCCCGACGCCCACTTCACCGAGATGTACGCGATGGACTTCGAGCGCGACTCCGTCCTCCAGAGCCACATGGGCGAGGGCAACTGGAAGGTGGCCCGGAAGGACCGGAAGCCGAAGCTGATCGACCGGCCGCTCGGCATCGGCGGCCTCGACAACCCGCCGACCGTCCTGTTCCAGGCCGAGCCCGGGACGGCCACGCTCGTCTCGCTCGTCCCGCTGGAGGGCGAGCGGTACCGCCTCGTCGTCTCCGTCGGGGAAGTGCTCGACACGGAGGAGATGCCGAACGTCGAGATGCCTTATTTCCACTTCCGGCCCGACACGGGCGTCCGGGCCTGCCTCGACGGGTGGCTCCGCCACGGCGGGACGCACCACCAGTGCCTCCACCTCGGCGACGTGAGCCGGCGGTGGGAGATGTTCTGCGAGCTCACCGGCGTCGAGTACGCCCGCGTCTGA
- a CDS encoding ribulokinase → MPRAYALGLDYGTNSVRALVVDTQTGAEVGTGVFEYPSGQAGILLDASDPNLARQNPQDYVDGLEGSVRAALEDAAGTEGFAPDRVVGIGVDTTGSTPIPVDAEGRPLGLDPRFRDELAAQVWLWKDHTGHAEAAEITAAAKERHPEYLATCGGTYSSEWFWSKILRCARVAPEVFEAAHTWVEHADWMPAVLTGTEHPDRLTRGICAAGHKAMFHERWGGYPDADFLASLDPRLARVRQSLPDSTRTAAEAVGGLTEEWSARLGLPAGIPVATGAFDAHLGAVGSGIAPGTLVKIIGTSTCDLMVAPLDDDFSEAPGLCGVVPESVVPGQYGLEAGQSAVGDIFNWFVGTIRPEGETHGSLTDKAERLAPGASGLLALDWHNGNRTVLVDQRLTGLVLGLTLHTTPAELYRAFVEATAFGARVIMERYEEVGSAVERIVNCGGISAKNEMVMQIYADVMGRPVYLSRSAQTCALGAAMAGAVVAGAEAGGHDSFPDAVDAMTGVQDRVFEPDADRAAVYDRLFSHYRRLHDAFGVAGQSDDLADVMKDLLDLRDAVRSEASGDRESESVDAAAHEA, encoded by the coding sequence ATGCCCCGCGCCTACGCCCTCGGCCTCGACTACGGGACCAACTCGGTCCGCGCCCTCGTCGTCGACACGCAGACCGGCGCCGAGGTCGGGACCGGCGTCTTCGAGTACCCGTCGGGCCAGGCCGGCATCCTGCTCGACGCGTCCGACCCGAACCTCGCGCGCCAGAACCCGCAGGACTATGTGGACGGGCTCGAGGGCTCGGTTCGGGCCGCGCTCGAAGACGCTGCCGGCACCGAGGGCTTCGCCCCCGACCGCGTCGTCGGCATCGGGGTCGACACGACGGGCTCGACGCCGATCCCGGTCGACGCCGAGGGCCGGCCGCTGGGGCTCGACCCGCGCTTCCGTGACGAGCTCGCGGCGCAGGTCTGGCTGTGGAAGGACCACACGGGCCACGCCGAGGCGGCCGAGATCACCGCCGCCGCGAAGGAGCGGCACCCCGAGTACCTCGCCACGTGCGGCGGGACGTACTCCTCGGAGTGGTTCTGGTCCAAGATCCTCCGCTGCGCGCGCGTCGCGCCCGAGGTGTTCGAGGCCGCCCACACCTGGGTCGAGCACGCCGACTGGATGCCGGCCGTCCTCACGGGCACCGAGCACCCGGACCGCCTGACGCGCGGGATCTGCGCGGCCGGCCACAAGGCGATGTTCCACGAGCGCTGGGGCGGCTACCCCGACGCCGACTTCCTCGCGTCGCTCGACCCGCGCCTCGCCCGCGTCCGCCAGTCGCTGCCCGACTCGACCCGGACGGCCGCCGAGGCGGTCGGAGGGCTGACCGAGGAGTGGTCGGCCCGCCTCGGGCTCCCGGCGGGCATTCCCGTGGCGACGGGCGCCTTCGACGCCCACCTCGGCGCCGTCGGGTCCGGCATCGCGCCCGGCACGCTCGTCAAGATCATCGGGACGTCGACGTGCGACCTCATGGTCGCCCCGCTCGACGACGACTTTTCGGAGGCGCCCGGCCTGTGCGGCGTCGTGCCCGAGTCGGTCGTCCCGGGCCAGTACGGGCTGGAGGCCGGGCAGAGCGCCGTCGGCGACATCTTCAACTGGTTCGTTGGGACGATCCGGCCGGAGGGCGAGACGCACGGGTCGCTGACCGACAAGGCCGAGCGGCTGGCGCCGGGCGCGAGCGGGCTGCTCGCGCTCGACTGGCACAACGGCAACCGGACGGTCCTCGTGGACCAGCGGCTGACGGGGCTCGTGCTCGGGCTCACGCTTCACACGACGCCGGCCGAGCTGTACCGGGCGTTCGTCGAGGCGACGGCCTTCGGCGCCCGCGTGATCATGGAGCGGTACGAGGAGGTCGGCTCCGCGGTCGAGCGGATCGTCAACTGCGGCGGCATCTCGGCCAAGAACGAGATGGTCATGCAGATCTACGCCGACGTGATGGGCCGGCCGGTCTACCTCTCGCGGAGCGCCCAGACGTGCGCGCTCGGCGCGGCCATGGCGGGCGCCGTGGTGGCCGGCGCTGAGGCGGGCGGGCACGACAGCTTCCCCGACGCCGTCGACGCCATGACGGGCGTGCAAGACCGCGTGTTCGAGCCGGACGCCGACCGCGCGGCCGTCTACGACCGCCTGTTCAGCCACTATCGCCGGCTCCACGACGCGTTCGGCGTGGCCGGGCAGAGCGACGACCTCGCCGACGTGATGAAGGACCTCCTCGACCTGCGCGACGCCGTCCGCAGCGAGGCGTCGGGAGATCGAGAGAGCGAGTCGGTCGACGCCGCGGCCCACGAGGCATGA
- the araD gene encoding L-ribulose-5-phosphate 4-epimerase AraD — translation MSLSDLKRAVWQANRVIVDAGLVVLTWGNASGVDRGAGVLVIKPSGVAYDDLSPDDMVAVDLETGDHEGPLRPSSDTPTHLHLVREFPQIGGVVHTHSAKAVAWAQAEREIPCFGTTHADHFHGPVPVTRRLTGVEIRDAYEHRTGVVIAERVRQGGPDALKVPAALVAGHGPFAWGATVEKAVDNAVALEAVAAMALDTLALRADCGPLDRTLHDKHFLRKHGPGAYYGQDADG, via the coding sequence ATGAGCCTGTCCGACCTCAAGCGGGCCGTCTGGCAGGCGAACCGCGTCATCGTCGACGCCGGCCTCGTCGTGCTGACGTGGGGCAACGCGAGCGGCGTCGACCGCGGGGCCGGCGTGCTCGTGATCAAGCCGAGCGGCGTGGCCTACGACGACCTCTCGCCCGACGACATGGTCGCCGTCGACCTCGAGACGGGCGACCACGAGGGCCCCCTCCGCCCGTCGTCCGACACGCCGACGCACCTCCACCTCGTCCGCGAGTTTCCCCAGATCGGCGGCGTCGTCCACACGCACTCGGCGAAAGCCGTGGCGTGGGCCCAGGCCGAGCGCGAGATCCCGTGCTTCGGGACGACCCACGCCGACCACTTCCACGGGCCGGTCCCGGTCACGCGCCGCCTGACGGGCGTCGAGATCCGGGACGCCTACGAGCACCGCACGGGCGTCGTCATCGCCGAGCGGGTCCGCCAGGGCGGGCCCGACGCGCTGAAGGTGCCGGCCGCGCTCGTCGCCGGGCACGGGCCGTTCGCCTGGGGGGCGACCGTCGAGAAGGCCGTCGACAACGCGGTCGCCCTCGAGGCCGTCGCCGCGATGGCCCTCGACACGCTCGCCCTCCGGGCCGACTGCGGCCCGCTCGACCGGACGCTCCACGACAAGCACTTCCTCCGCAAGCACGGCCCCGGGGCCTACTACGGCCAGGACGCCGACGGCTAG
- a CDS encoding sodium:solute symporter, whose translation MTPIDWTIIGLYFLVIVGIVWWSSKKTSTSEDYFLAGRDVGWFAVGASLFASNVGSEHVVGLAGGGANNGLAQAHWELHAWLMIVLAWVFVPFYYRSGVFTMPQFLEKRFDARSRWVLSIVSLIAYVFTKVSVTVYAGALVFRTLLPDTFGTPDNAFWVGAFTTVILTGIYTVLGGLRAVVYTEVLQTGLLLLGSAMITIFGLDLLGGWGELQAVAAQNADRFALWRPNSDPDFPWLGVMMASVIVGIWYWCTDQYIVQRTLSARSLTDARRGAIWGGFLKVWPVFIFLIPGMIGYALYEKGLIGLPPGPDGVGVVGDMVFPTMVAELLPVGLRGLVVGGLLSALMSSLASLFNSCATLFTVDIYEKLRPGRSEAELVRVGRLATGVVVFFGMLWIPIMKVVAEGNAGLYDYLQNVQGFLAPPITAVFLLGLGSKKITPSGAFYGMVIGFVIGMVKLTLQTLVQSGAMAPDGVLGAIGAFNGYYFSGVLFAISVVLMIGISAVTKPRDEAEIRGLTFGSLTPEEAAENRASWGLPDIIGTVIVLGLVVGIYLYFSFWI comes from the coding sequence ATGACCCCGATCGACTGGACCATCATCGGCCTCTACTTCCTCGTCATCGTCGGGATCGTGTGGTGGTCCTCGAAGAAGACGTCGACCTCGGAGGACTACTTCCTGGCCGGCCGCGACGTCGGCTGGTTCGCCGTCGGCGCGTCGCTGTTCGCCTCGAACGTCGGGAGTGAGCACGTCGTCGGGCTGGCCGGCGGCGGGGCCAACAACGGGCTGGCGCAGGCCCACTGGGAGCTCCACGCCTGGCTCATGATCGTCCTGGCGTGGGTCTTCGTCCCGTTCTACTACCGCTCGGGCGTGTTCACGATGCCCCAGTTCCTCGAGAAGCGGTTCGACGCGCGCTCGCGATGGGTCCTCTCGATCGTGTCCCTTATCGCGTACGTGTTCACGAAGGTCTCGGTCACGGTCTACGCCGGCGCCCTCGTGTTCCGGACGCTCCTCCCCGACACGTTCGGGACGCCCGACAACGCGTTCTGGGTCGGCGCCTTCACGACGGTCATCCTCACGGGCATTTACACGGTGCTGGGCGGGTTGCGGGCCGTCGTCTACACCGAGGTGCTCCAGACGGGGCTCCTGCTCCTCGGCTCGGCCATGATCACCATCTTCGGGCTCGACCTCCTCGGCGGGTGGGGCGAGCTCCAGGCCGTGGCCGCCCAGAACGCCGACCGGTTCGCGCTGTGGCGGCCGAACTCGGACCCCGACTTCCCCTGGCTTGGCGTCATGATGGCCTCGGTCATCGTCGGGATCTGGTACTGGTGCACGGACCAGTACATCGTCCAGCGAACGCTCTCGGCGCGGTCGCTCACCGACGCGCGGCGCGGCGCGATCTGGGGCGGCTTCCTCAAGGTGTGGCCCGTGTTCATCTTCCTCATCCCCGGGATGATCGGGTACGCGCTCTACGAGAAGGGCCTGATCGGCCTGCCGCCGGGGCCCGACGGCGTGGGCGTCGTCGGCGACATGGTGTTCCCGACGATGGTGGCCGAGCTGCTGCCCGTCGGCCTCCGCGGGCTCGTCGTCGGCGGGCTCCTCTCGGCGCTCATGTCGTCGCTGGCCTCGCTCTTCAACTCGTGCGCGACGCTCTTCACGGTCGACATCTACGAGAAGCTCCGGCCGGGCCGGTCGGAGGCCGAGCTCGTCCGCGTCGGGCGGCTGGCGACGGGCGTCGTCGTGTTCTTCGGGATGCTGTGGATCCCGATCATGAAGGTCGTGGCCGAGGGGAACGCCGGGCTCTACGACTACCTCCAAAACGTCCAGGGCTTCCTCGCCCCGCCGATCACGGCCGTCTTCCTCCTCGGGCTCGGCAGCAAGAAGATCACGCCGAGCGGCGCCTTCTACGGCATGGTCATCGGGTTCGTCATCGGCATGGTCAAGCTGACGCTCCAGACGCTCGTCCAGAGCGGGGCGATGGCGCCGGACGGCGTGCTCGGGGCCATCGGCGCGTTCAACGGCTACTACTTCTCGGGCGTCCTCTTCGCCATCAGCGTCGTGCTGATGATCGGCATCTCGGCCGTGACGAAGCCCCGCGACGAGGCCGAGATCCGCGGGCTCACGTTCGGCTCGCTCACGCCGGAGGAGGCCGCCGAGAACCGCGCCAGCTGGGGCCTCCCGGACATCATCGGGACGGTCATCGTGCTCGGCCTCGTCGTCGGGATCTACCTCTACTTCAGCTTCTGGATCTAA